One Calidithermus timidus DSM 17022 genomic window, GGGAGGAGGTGGAGCAGACCGAGCAGGCCATCAGCCGCCACGGCGCAGCGGTGCTCAAGGGTCAGGTGCTCACCCACTGCAACACCGGCCCGCTGGCCACCGGCGGCTACGGCACGGCGCTGGGGGCCATCGTGGAGGCCTACCGCCAGGGCCGCGTGACCCACGTCTGGGTGGACGAAACCCGCCCCTACCTCCAGGGCGCTCGCCTCACCGCCTACGAGCTGCGCAAGGCCGGGGTTCCCGCCACCCTCATCACCGACAACATGGCCGCCCACCTCATGCGCAAGGGCCAGGTCGACGCGGTGATCCTGGGCACCGACCGCATGGCCACCAACGGCGACTTTGCCAACAAGATCGGCACCTACGCCCTGGCCGTGCTCTGCCACTACCACGGCATTCCCTTCTACCCCGCGCTACCACTCTCCTCGGTCGACCCCAGGCTCAGCAGCGGCAAAGACATCCCCATCGAGGAGCGCAGTGCCCTCGAGGTCACCACCATACGGGGAATTCCTATCGCCCCCGAGGGTTTCCCCGCTGCTCACCCCGCTTTCGACGTTACCCCTCACTACCTCATCACGGGCATCGTGACCGAGCAGGGC contains:
- the mtnA gene encoding S-methyl-5-thioribose-1-phosphate isomerase; protein product: MTRLLPFRFDQGEQTLWLLDQRKLPFEEVWVPCRSAAEAAQGIRDMVVRGAPAIGVTAAYGMVLAHLSGEDPAEADRVLRQSRPTAVNLFYALDRMKPHWGRLEATLREARAVWEEVEQTEQAISRHGAAVLKGQVLTHCNTGPLATGGYGTALGAIVEAYRQGRVTHVWVDETRPYLQGARLTAYELRKAGVPATLITDNMAAHLMRKGQVDAVILGTDRMATNGDFANKIGTYALAVLCHYHGIPFYPALPLSSVDPRLSSGKDIPIEERSALEVTTIRGIPIAPEGFPAAHPAFDVTPHYLITGIVTEQGVLYPPFDESLPRALARSAGGRAPVADS